A region of Puniceicoccales bacterium DNA encodes the following proteins:
- the nth gene encoding endonuclease III: MSMDNILTRANFVEEILTKTYPKIDIPLKHSDPFTLLMAVILSAQCTDSQVNRVTKELFQRTSTPKDISKISADELESIIKPCGLFRTKTKAIKLLAEILISKFDGQVPKSMKELESLPGVGHKTASVVYSQAFGGYAFPVDTHIHRLAKRWGLSNGRNVIQTETDLKRLFDKTKWHDLHIRMILFGREFCKARGHSPDKCQICCKFI, encoded by the coding sequence ATGTCAATGGATAACATACTTACCAGGGCGAATTTTGTGGAAGAAATTTTGACCAAAACCTATCCTAAAATCGACATCCCATTGAAACACAGCGATCCATTTACATTACTAATGGCTGTGATACTATCGGCCCAATGCACCGATAGCCAGGTCAATCGAGTGACAAAGGAGCTATTCCAAAGAACATCCACCCCGAAAGACATTTCAAAAATATCCGCCGATGAATTGGAATCTATAATAAAACCTTGCGGATTGTTTAGGACAAAGACAAAGGCCATAAAACTTCTGGCTGAAATATTGATCTCCAAATTCGACGGCCAGGTCCCCAAATCAATGAAAGAACTTGAATCTCTGCCTGGAGTAGGGCATAAAACCGCTTCGGTGGTATACTCTCAGGCCTTTGGTGGCTACGCCTTCCCTGTGGACACCCATATTCATAGACTAGCCAAGCGCTGGGGCTTGAGCAATGGCAGAAATGTAATCCAAACCGAAACGGATCTAAAGAGATTGTTTGATAAAACTAAATGGCATGATCTGCATATTCGCATGATTTTATTTGGTCGAGAATTTTGTAAAGCCCGAGGGCATAGCCCAGATAAATGTCAAATTTGTTGTAAATTTATCTAA
- the asd gene encoding archaetidylserine decarboxylase (Phosphatidylserine decarboxylase is synthesized as a single chain precursor. Generation of the pyruvoyl active site from a Ser is coupled to cleavage of a Gly-Ser bond between the larger (beta) and smaller (alpha chains). It is an integral membrane protein.): MRLLQEMQLNLLAFESIGLVFAHSFFMEHRRNMCILQGIRQLLLLAVKFPSNLVTISFLEKWMACGISIFNRYTKSVETEDVCGGLYLKWLYYNPVGELTLNLLVKRKVTSSIFGMYMRSRRSKGKILPFIEKHGIAPESFEKDVEDFLSFDDFFSRKLKKSARPIATADGHIISPCDGRHLIIQNSNALPSFFVKGQKFDLYSLLIDRQLYEHFKDGMVMISRLSPVDYHRFHFPCNCVPMQYYKINGDYFSVNPMVTKKFLKIFFQNKREVTLLKTADVGMIAMIEIGATFIGSIHQSFKLNEKYFIGQEKGYFSFGGSTIITIFENDKVKFSDDLIKNSKDGMETYILMGDSIAMKTK; the protein is encoded by the coding sequence ATGAGATTATTACAAGAGATGCAACTAAACCTATTGGCGTTTGAATCCATAGGTTTGGTATTTGCCCATTCATTTTTCATGGAGCACCGGCGCAACATGTGTATTTTACAGGGGATCCGGCAATTATTACTTTTGGCAGTAAAATTTCCTTCCAATTTGGTCACGATTTCTTTTCTTGAAAAATGGATGGCGTGCGGTATTTCAATTTTTAATCGCTACACAAAATCGGTGGAAACCGAGGATGTATGCGGTGGATTGTACCTTAAGTGGCTCTACTACAATCCGGTAGGTGAACTTACATTGAACCTGCTTGTGAAAAGAAAAGTCACTTCATCTATATTTGGAATGTATATGCGATCTAGGCGGTCCAAAGGAAAGATATTGCCCTTCATAGAAAAGCATGGGATAGCACCGGAGTCCTTTGAAAAAGATGTGGAGGATTTTCTGTCCTTTGATGATTTTTTTTCCAGAAAATTGAAAAAAAGTGCCAGACCCATTGCCACCGCAGATGGGCATATTATATCTCCTTGTGATGGAAGGCATTTAATCATTCAAAATAGTAATGCTCTGCCATCATTTTTTGTGAAGGGTCAGAAATTTGATCTGTATTCGTTGCTCATTGATAGGCAGTTATATGAACATTTTAAAGATGGAATGGTTATGATCTCTAGGCTTAGCCCGGTGGATTATCATAGGTTTCATTTTCCATGTAATTGTGTGCCAATGCAGTATTATAAAATAAATGGCGATTATTTTTCAGTGAATCCTATGGTCACGAAAAAATTTTTGAAGATTTTTTTTCAAAATAAACGCGAAGTTACTCTGTTGAAAACAGCTGACGTCGGTATGATAGCTATGATTGAAATCGGTGCCACATTTATTGGTAGCATCCATCAATCATTCAAATTGAATGAAAAATATTTTATTGGTCAAGAAAAAGGATATTTTAGCTTTGGAGGTTCGACAATCATAACGATTTTCGAAAATGACAAGGTTAAGTTTTCCGAT
- a CDS encoding RluA family pseudouridine synthase produces MTDDIVNHGKWQELSVEIDSTGKRVDLFLSEHLEDMSRSHIQKIFTINGVMVNGLLVKKNFLLKSGDLVTFLELRPTARNLQPIDIPIDIIFEDEFLLVVNKKPGIVVHRGNGTLEPTLVEMVLSHCALSPLGGELRPGVVHRLDKETSGVMVFAKTDKAYLSLIEQFSQHRIQKKYVCIVEGNFSIKTGIINEPIGRSKVIRTRMCITSKGRKATTLWNLCNNFKSTALLNVNPITGRTHQIRVHLSHIGHPILGDRTYGQTHSSNSVECERVMLHAVHLELTHPASQERMSFSSDLPDDFNLIVAKLSKDVNG; encoded by the coding sequence ATGACAGACGATATCGTAAATCATGGCAAATGGCAAGAACTTTCGGTGGAAATTGATTCAACCGGGAAGAGAGTAGATTTATTCCTGTCAGAACATCTGGAAGATATGTCTAGAAGTCATATTCAAAAAATTTTTACAATCAATGGCGTGATGGTGAATGGCCTACTGGTAAAGAAGAATTTTTTGTTGAAATCCGGCGATCTGGTCACATTTTTAGAACTAAGGCCAACGGCAAGGAATCTGCAGCCCATAGATATTCCCATAGACATAATATTCGAAGATGAATTTTTGTTGGTGGTAAACAAAAAACCAGGCATCGTAGTCCATAGGGGCAATGGTACCTTGGAACCAACCCTTGTGGAAATGGTACTATCCCATTGTGCTTTAAGTCCATTGGGTGGTGAATTGAGGCCAGGAGTGGTCCATAGGCTGGACAAGGAAACTTCCGGCGTAATGGTCTTTGCCAAAACAGACAAGGCCTATCTGTCTCTCATAGAACAATTTTCTCAGCACAGAATCCAAAAAAAATATGTCTGCATCGTCGAAGGAAATTTTTCCATTAAAACCGGCATAATAAATGAACCCATAGGACGAAGTAAAGTCATAAGGACGCGGATGTGCATCACGTCCAAAGGACGAAAGGCCACAACTCTATGGAATCTATGCAATAATTTTAAATCCACTGCGCTTTTAAATGTTAACCCAATCACCGGAAGAACTCATCAAATTCGGGTACATCTGAGTCATATCGGACATCCCATCCTTGGAGATCGTACCTATGGCCAGACACATTCATCAAATTCTGTTGAATGTGAACGAGTTATGCTACACGCTGTGCATCTGGAATTGACCCATCCAGCCAGCCAAGAAAGGATGAGTTTTTCCTCAGATCTCCCTGATGATTTTAATTTAATCGTGGCTAAACTATCAAAAGATGTCAATGGATAA